Proteins from one Choloepus didactylus isolate mChoDid1 chromosome 4, mChoDid1.pri, whole genome shotgun sequence genomic window:
- the LOC119531384 gene encoding protein FAM204A-like, which yields MWSGLLPPGLNESDVESNSEDEAIVENSGFNLQEDKEDQATRKLEISEFPTNGQKTETEANVNAYEECPSGISLNMWNKFQELHKKHSEQKNSASRFRRKKRKRSRKDKLNNGEASHSEHSPNEIQWKELTQYFGVNERFDPPVKKKKIEKSGLEKSIDQAVEEWNIEKAEELSNQLATRELGVKIAKAVACHNFVKAKKAAENSQVVRKKKKLAWGFEAKKRWETKSNMGYM from the coding sequence atgtggaGTGGGCTGCTACCTCCTGGCCTAAATGAAAGTGATGTTGAGTCAAACTCTGAAGATGAAGCCATAGTAGAGAACTCTGGATTTAACTTACAGGAAGATAAAGAAGATCAGGCCACTAGAAAATTAGAAATCTCAGAGTTCCctacaaatggacaaaaaactgAAACAGAGGCAAATGTAAATGCATATGAAGAGTGTCCATCTGGAATTTCATTAAATATGTGGAATAAATTTCAAGAATTGCATAAAAAACATTCAGAACAGAAAAACTCAGCCTCAAGattcaggaggaaaaaaagaaaacgctCCAGGAAAGATAAATTGAACAATGGAGAGGCATCTCATAGTGAACACTCACCAAATGAAATCCAGTGGAAGGAACTCACTCAGTATTTTGGAGTCAATGAAAGGTTTGACCCccctgtaaaaaagaaaaaaattgagaagtcAGGTCTTGAAAAGAGCATAGACCAGGCTGTGGAAGAGTGGAATATTGAGAAAGCTGAGGAACTCAGCAACCAGCTAGCTACTCGAGAGCTTGGTGTAAAAATTGCCAAAGCTGTTGCCTGCCATAATTTTGTAAAAGCCAAGAAGGCTGCTGAAAATTCACAGGTTGTTCGGAAAAAGAAGAAACTTGCATGGGGGTTTGAAGCAAAGAAGAGATGGGAAACCAAAAGCAACATGGGATATATGTAA
- the TMEM30B gene encoding cell cycle control protein 50B codes for MTWSITARGAHQPDNTAFTQQRLPAWQPLLSASIALPLFFCAGLAFVGLGLGLYYSSNGIKELEYDYTGSSGSGNCSVCAAAAQGHAPPPSCSCAWYFSLPEFFHGPVFFYYELTNFYQNNRRYSVSRDDAQLSGLQSALRNPANECIPYQRTAAGLPIAPCGAIANSLFNDSFSLWHQRRPDGPYVEVPLDRIGIAWWTDYHVKFRNPPLVNGSLALAFQGTAPPPNWHRPVYELSPDPNNTGFINQEFVVWMRTAALPTFRKLYARIRQGNYSAGLPRGAYRVNITYNYPVLEFGGHKLIILSSVSWMGGKNPFLGIAYLVVGSLCVLVGFVMLVVYIRYQDQNDEDEVEE; via the coding sequence ATGACCTGGAGCATCACCGCCCGGGGCGCCCACCAGCCGGACAACACCGCATTCACGCAGCAGCGCCTCCCCGCCTGGCAGCCGCTGCTGTCGGCCAGCATCGCGCTGCCGCTCTTCTTCTGCGCCGGCCTGGCCTTCGTCGGCCTGGGGCTGGGCCTCTACTACTCCTCCAACGGCATCAAGGAGCTCGAGTACGACTACACTGGCAGCTCGGGCTCCGGCAACTGCTCCGTGTGCGCCGCGGCCGCCCAGGGCCATGCGCCACCGCCCAGCTGCTCTTGCGCCTGGTACTTCTCGCTGCCGGAGTTCTTCCACGGCCCCGTGTTCTTCTACTACGAGCTCACCAACTTCTACCAAAACAACCGGCGCTACAGCGTGTCCCGCGACGACGCGCAGCTGAGCGGGCTGCAGAGCGCGCTGCGGAACCCGGCCAACGAGTGCATCCCCTACCAGCGCACCGCGGCCGGCCTGCCCATCGCGCCCTGCGGCGCCATcgccaacagcctcttcaacgACTCCTTCTCGCTGTGGCACCAGCGGCGACCCGACGGACCTTACGTCGAGGTGCCGCTCGACCGCATCGGCATCGCTTGGTGGACCGACTACCATGTCAAGTTCCGCAACCCGCCGCTGGTGAACGGCAGCCTGGCGCTGGCCTTCCAAGGCACCGCGCCCCCGCCCAACTGGCACCGGCCGGTCTACGAGCTCAGCCCCGACCCCAACAACACCGGCTTCATCAACCAGGAGTTCGTGGTGTGGATGCGCACGGCGGCGCTGCCCACGTTCCGCAAGCTGTACGCGCGCATCCGTCAGGGCAACTACTCCGCGGGGCTGCCGCGGGGTGCCTACCGGGTCAATATCACCTACAACTATCCGGTGCTCGAGTTCGGCGGCCACAAGCTCATCATCTTGAGCAGCGTCTCGTGGATGGGCGGCAAGAACCCCTTCCTGGGCATCGCCTACCTGGTCGTCGGCTCCCTCTGCGTCCTCGTGGGCTTTGTCATGCTGGTCGTCTACATTCGGTACCAAGACCAGAACGACGAGGACGAGGTCGAGGAGTGA